A window of the Cystobacter fuscus genome harbors these coding sequences:
- a CDS encoding PAS domain-containing protein, with amino-acid sequence MRAEGHMEDQRLRLLVADDDEVDRLAVRRALLKAGLSAQLVEVADGASALAALLQQSFDCALLDFQMPGQDGLQVLRKARAALVETPIIMLTGQGDEQTAVELMKAGATDYLGKSALTAERLSHLLRQALRLHEAQQQYRTLAEVLPHTIWTSRPDGHMDYLSHRGFETMAVPEANPARWMEAVHPNDLPRLHELWQRSLNTGEPFEVESRLRGPEGGDHWHLIRAHPMRDSRGRVLRWFGTNANIDGQRRAQERISRLQAVTAALSEALAPRQVLDVIVTQGLVAMDAQAGAVWLVSEDNQSLEVVGPSLHARELARGLERLTLDTAVPVAEAVRQDRLVTYATREERDRRYPLLARQGLPFEASAVIPLRGSRGVMGALVVDFTRRRVLPQDEQEFFLALARQGAQALERARLYEAAQQARAAAEASETQLRHVLAERERMEATLQERDERLRAALWASSTGTFRWDLRTGALEWDENLDQLFGLPPGRTVQSIEDFLSLLHPEERDEARRRTEACAREGADFDMDFRVVWPDERLHWLNCKGKTFVDAGGRPLYMTGACVDITVQKQQEAEARQLAEFERQILGIVSHDLRNPLSVIRISASTLLAREGLDERQSKSLTRIITATDRSTRLIRDLLDFSQARLGGGIPVERKQMDLFELTRGVVEELAASHPEREVEISQEGEGAGDWDGDRLAQVLGNLVGNALQHSPAHTPVRVRCQGEPSTVVIEVHNEGAPIDPAYLPELFEPFRRGRHAGSGAGSVGLGLYITRQLVLAHGGRIQVTSREGEGTRFAVRLPRGPQTPPPIPGASVRPVSG; translated from the coding sequence GTGAGAGCCGAGGGGCACATGGAGGATCAACGGCTGCGCCTGCTGGTGGCGGATGACGACGAGGTGGACCGGCTCGCGGTGCGGCGCGCCCTGCTCAAGGCGGGACTGAGCGCGCAGCTCGTCGAGGTGGCCGACGGTGCGTCCGCGCTCGCGGCGCTGCTGCAACAATCCTTCGACTGTGCCCTGCTCGACTTCCAGATGCCCGGCCAGGACGGGCTGCAGGTGCTGCGCAAGGCGCGCGCCGCGCTGGTGGAAACCCCCATCATCATGCTCACCGGCCAGGGGGACGAGCAGACGGCCGTGGAGTTGATGAAGGCGGGCGCCACCGACTACCTCGGCAAGTCGGCGCTCACCGCCGAGCGGCTCTCGCACCTGTTGCGCCAGGCGCTGCGGCTGCACGAGGCCCAGCAGCAGTACCGCACGCTCGCCGAGGTGCTGCCCCACACCATCTGGACGAGCCGCCCGGACGGGCACATGGACTACCTCAGCCACCGGGGCTTCGAGACCATGGCGGTGCCCGAGGCCAACCCCGCGCGGTGGATGGAGGCGGTGCACCCGAATGATCTGCCGCGCCTGCACGAGCTGTGGCAGCGCAGCCTGAACACGGGCGAGCCCTTCGAGGTGGAGAGCCGCCTGCGGGGCCCCGAGGGTGGCGACCACTGGCACCTCATCCGGGCCCACCCCATGCGTGACTCCCGGGGACGGGTGCTGCGCTGGTTCGGCACCAACGCGAACATCGACGGCCAGCGGCGGGCCCAGGAGCGCATCTCCCGGCTCCAGGCCGTCACCGCCGCCCTCTCCGAGGCGCTCGCCCCGCGCCAGGTGCTCGACGTCATCGTCACCCAGGGGCTCGTGGCGATGGACGCCCAGGCGGGCGCGGTGTGGCTCGTGTCCGAGGACAACCAGTCCCTCGAGGTCGTGGGCCCCTCGCTCCACGCCCGCGAGCTGGCCCGGGGCCTGGAGCGCCTCACGCTCGACACCGCCGTGCCGGTGGCCGAGGCGGTGCGGCAGGATCGGCTCGTCACCTACGCCACGCGCGAGGAGCGCGACCGGCGCTACCCGCTGCTCGCCCGGCAGGGGCTGCCCTTCGAGGCCTCGGCGGTCATCCCCCTGCGCGGCAGCCGCGGCGTCATGGGCGCCCTGGTGGTGGACTTCACGCGCCGGCGCGTGCTGCCCCAGGACGAGCAGGAGTTCTTCCTCGCCCTGGCGCGCCAGGGAGCCCAGGCACTCGAGCGCGCCCGCCTCTACGAGGCCGCGCAGCAGGCACGCGCCGCCGCCGAGGCCAGTGAGACGCAGCTGCGCCACGTGCTCGCCGAGCGCGAGCGCATGGAGGCCACGCTCCAGGAGCGCGACGAGCGGCTGCGCGCGGCCTTGTGGGCGAGCAGCACCGGCACCTTCCGCTGGGACCTGCGCACCGGGGCCCTGGAGTGGGACGAGAACCTGGATCAGCTCTTCGGGCTGCCGCCGGGGCGCACGGTGCAGAGCATCGAGGACTTCCTGTCGCTGCTGCACCCCGAGGAGCGCGACGAGGCGCGGCGGCGCACCGAGGCGTGCGCGCGCGAGGGCGCGGACTTCGACATGGACTTCCGCGTGGTGTGGCCGGACGAGCGCCTGCACTGGCTCAACTGCAAGGGCAAGACGTTCGTGGACGCGGGCGGGCGGCCGCTCTACATGACGGGCGCCTGCGTGGACATCACCGTGCAGAAGCAGCAGGAGGCCGAGGCGCGCCAGCTCGCCGAGTTCGAGCGGCAGATCCTCGGCATCGTCAGCCACGATCTGCGCAACCCCTTGAGCGTCATCCGCATCTCCGCCTCCACCCTGCTCGCGCGCGAGGGGCTGGACGAGCGGCAGAGCAAGAGCCTCACCCGCATCATCACCGCCACGGACCGCTCCACCCGCCTCATCCGCGACCTGCTGGACTTCAGCCAGGCACGGCTCGGCGGCGGCATCCCCGTGGAGCGCAAGCAGATGGACCTCTTCGAGCTGACGCGCGGCGTGGTGGAGGAGCTCGCCGCGAGCCACCCGGAGCGCGAGGTGGAGATCAGCCAGGAGGGCGAGGGCGCGGGGGACTGGGATGGAGACAGGCTCGCGCAGGTGCTCGGCAACCTGGTGGGCAACGCGTTGCAGCACAGCCCCGCGCACACCCCGGTGCGCGTGCGCTGCCAGGGCGAGCCCTCCACGGTCGTCATCGAGGTGCACAACGAGGGAGCCCCCATCGATCCCGCGTACCTGCCGGAGCTGTTCGAGCCCTTCCGCCGGGGGCGTCACGCGGGCAGTGGCGCGGGCAGCGTGGGGCTCGGCCTCTACATCACCCGGCAGCTGGTGCTGGCCCACGGAGGCCGCATCCAGGTGACCTCGCGCGAGGGCGAGGGTACGCGCTTCGCCGTGCGGCTGCCGCGCGGCCCCCAGACACCTCCGCCCATCCCGGGAGCGTCGGTCCGCCCCGTCAGCGGTTGA
- a CDS encoding sigma-54-dependent transcriptional regulator, protein MARILVIDDHDTLREGMAVTLTRSGHVVTAARSGADGVAAYKKTPFDLVVTDLKMDGMDGIAVTRTLKAHDAAAVVMVVTAFGTIETAVQAMQQGAYDFITKPFTPDVLRAKVDKGLELSATRRQVEKLSAHTEALESDAARASGGLLVGDSEPMQRLVAQVRKAAATDATVLVRGESGTGKELVARMLHQYSPRKDGPFVVVHCAALAETLLESELFGHERGAFTGAVKRKLGRFELADGGTLFLDEIGEIPASVQTKLLRVLQEKEIQRVGGEETLKVDVRVVSATHRDLQAEVKAGRFREDLYYRLHIVPLMLPPLRERPEDIPTLARHFVTRHGPRVNKRVRGLEDSALRALARYAWPGNVRELENVIEQSLVFAEGETLAATDLPAHLSQLPPRTDAGLPVPTGDRPLPDILEDLERQLIARAYEKAGGVKTETARLLGIKTSALYYKLEKYSFISKGERPDES, encoded by the coding sequence ATGGCCCGAATCCTCGTCATCGACGACCACGACACCCTCCGCGAGGGCATGGCGGTCACCCTCACCCGCTCCGGCCACGTGGTGACCGCCGCGCGCTCGGGGGCGGATGGCGTCGCCGCCTACAAGAAGACGCCGTTCGATCTCGTCGTCACGGACCTGAAGATGGATGGCATGGACGGCATCGCCGTCACGCGCACCCTCAAGGCCCACGACGCGGCCGCCGTCGTCATGGTCGTCACCGCCTTCGGCACCATCGAGACGGCCGTGCAGGCCATGCAGCAGGGCGCCTACGACTTCATCACCAAGCCCTTCACCCCGGACGTGCTGCGCGCCAAGGTGGACAAGGGCCTGGAGCTGTCGGCCACCCGCCGCCAGGTGGAGAAGCTGTCGGCCCACACCGAGGCACTGGAGTCCGACGCCGCGCGCGCCAGCGGCGGGCTGCTCGTGGGTGACAGCGAGCCCATGCAGCGGCTCGTCGCGCAGGTGCGCAAGGCGGCCGCCACCGACGCCACCGTGCTCGTGCGCGGCGAGTCCGGCACCGGCAAGGAACTCGTGGCGCGCATGCTCCACCAATACTCGCCCCGCAAGGACGGGCCCTTCGTCGTCGTGCACTGCGCGGCCCTGGCCGAGACGCTCCTGGAGAGCGAGCTGTTCGGCCACGAGCGCGGAGCCTTCACCGGCGCCGTCAAGCGCAAGCTCGGCCGCTTCGAACTCGCCGATGGCGGCACGCTCTTCCTCGACGAGATTGGAGAAATCCCCGCCTCCGTGCAGACGAAGCTCTTGCGCGTGCTGCAGGAGAAGGAGATCCAGCGCGTGGGCGGAGAGGAGACGCTCAAGGTGGACGTGCGCGTGGTGAGCGCCACCCACCGCGACCTCCAGGCCGAGGTGAAGGCGGGCCGCTTCCGCGAGGATCTCTACTACCGGCTGCACATCGTCCCCCTGATGCTGCCGCCGCTGCGCGAGCGGCCCGAGGACATCCCCACGCTGGCGCGGCACTTCGTGACCCGGCATGGGCCGCGGGTGAACAAGCGCGTGCGGGGCCTGGAGGACAGCGCCCTGCGCGCGCTCGCCCGCTACGCCTGGCCGGGCAACGTGCGCGAGCTGGAGAACGTCATCGAGCAGTCGCTCGTCTTCGCCGAGGGAGAGACACTGGCCGCCACGGACCTGCCGGCGCACCTCTCCCAACTCCCCCCGCGCACCGACGCCGGCCTGCCCGTGCCCACCGGCGACCGGCCCCTGCCCGACATCCTCGAGGACCTGGAGCGCCAGCTCATCGCCCGTGCCTACGAGAAGGCCGGCGGCGTGAAGACGGAGACGGCCCGGCTGCTCGGCATCAAGACGTCCGCCCTGTACTACAAGCTGGAGAAGTACAGCTTCATCTCCAAGGGCGAGCGCCCCGACGAGTCCTGA
- a CDS encoding response regulator, translating to MVPLKMLNILLVDDDSVDVMNVQRAFKKSNIQSALYVASDGKQALDMLHEGRVPATNRLILLDLNMPRMNGLEFLRAIRADPDLTCTPVVVLTTSNDDRDRVQSYAHHVAGYLLKPVTSSAFVELMTALNAYWARVELP from the coding sequence ATGGTTCCCCTGAAGATGCTCAACATCCTCCTGGTGGACGACGACTCGGTGGACGTGATGAACGTCCAGCGCGCCTTCAAGAAGAGCAACATCCAGAGCGCCCTCTACGTCGCGAGCGACGGCAAGCAGGCGCTGGACATGCTGCACGAGGGCCGGGTGCCAGCGACCAACCGGCTCATCCTGCTGGACCTCAACATGCCACGCATGAATGGCCTGGAGTTCCTGCGCGCCATCCGCGCGGATCCCGATCTGACGTGCACGCCTGTGGTGGTGCTCACCACATCCAACGATGACCGGGACCGGGTGCAAAGCTACGCCCACCATGTTGCCGGCTATCTCCTCAAGCCCGTCACCTCCTCGGCATTCGTGGAGTTGATGACCGCGCTCAACGCATACTGGGCGCGAGTGGAGTTGCCGTGA
- a CDS encoding FAD-dependent oxidoreductase: protein MTATPSITIVGAGLGGLTLARVLALSGIHATLYDLDASPTARPQGGMLDIHEDSGQRALREAGLFERFLPLIQPGGEELRVLDENATVRLEEQGEGGRPEVERGALRDLLLSSLPEGRVRWGSKVTAIRALGDGRHRLTLGNGDVVDTELLIGADGAWSKVRPLVSAAVPVYSGLSFIEAHLSEADTRHPASAALVGRGSMFALGAHKGMIAHRGGKGELHVYIALMKPADWAASLDVTDPAAIKARLLEHFAGWDESLLALISDADDHLVPRPIHALPVGHSWPRTPGVTLLGDAAHLMSPFAGEGANLAMLDGAELGRALIAHPGDVEAALAAYERELFPRGERSAAESAANLIALFEPDAPQGLLNMMARYAAAG, encoded by the coding sequence ATGACCGCGACCCCCTCGATCACCATCGTCGGTGCCGGGCTGGGCGGATTGACCCTCGCCCGCGTCCTGGCCCTCTCCGGAATCCACGCCACGCTCTACGATCTCGACGCCTCACCCACGGCCCGCCCCCAGGGCGGAATGCTGGACATCCACGAGGACTCCGGGCAGCGAGCCCTGCGCGAGGCCGGGCTGTTCGAGCGGTTCCTGCCGCTCATCCAACCCGGCGGCGAGGAGCTGCGCGTCCTGGACGAGAACGCGACGGTGCGACTTGAAGAGCAGGGCGAAGGCGGCCGGCCGGAGGTCGAGCGCGGCGCGCTGCGAGATCTGCTGCTGTCCTCCCTGCCCGAGGGACGGGTCCGCTGGGGGTCCAAGGTCACCGCCATCCGCGCGCTCGGCGATGGCCGGCACCGACTGACCCTGGGCAACGGGGACGTGGTCGACACCGAGCTGCTGATCGGCGCCGACGGAGCCTGGTCGAAGGTCCGACCCCTCGTGTCGGCGGCCGTGCCGGTCTACTCGGGACTGTCCTTCATCGAGGCACACCTGAGCGAGGCCGACACCCGGCATCCCGCCAGCGCCGCCCTCGTGGGCCGAGGCTCGATGTTCGCGCTGGGCGCGCACAAGGGAATGATCGCCCACCGCGGAGGCAAGGGCGAGCTGCACGTCTACATCGCGCTGATGAAGCCAGCCGACTGGGCGGCCTCCCTCGACGTCACCGACCCGGCCGCCATCAAGGCCCGCTTGCTCGAGCACTTCGCCGGCTGGGACGAATCCCTGCTGGCGCTGATCTCCGACGCCGACGACCACCTCGTTCCCCGGCCCATCCACGCCCTGCCGGTCGGACATTCCTGGCCCCGGACGCCGGGAGTCACCCTGCTCGGCGACGCCGCCCACCTGATGTCGCCCTTCGCCGGAGAGGGCGCCAACCTGGCCATGCTCGACGGTGCCGAACTCGGGCGGGCACTCATCGCCCACCCCGGCGACGTGGAAGCAGCGCTGGCGGCGTACGAGCGGGAGCTGTTCCCCCGCGGCGAGAGGTCGGCCGCCGAGTCCGCCGCCAACCTCATCGCGCTCTTCGAGCCCGACGCCCCCCAGGGGCTGCTGAACATGATGGCCCGGTACGCCGCGGCCGGCTGA
- a CDS encoding TetR/AcrR family transcriptional regulator yields MSSTPPPTSRRERPAKPALTRQAIVSAALDVVRREGLERLTMRRLATELDTGAASLYVYFRNAAELHAGVLDELLGTVDLGGGDGDWRTRLVGVLRSYTQVLLEQPSLARSAMVSRPSGPHYLALLEKLLALLAEGGVADDQAAWGVDLLLLHATSTAVEHGTRDGEASKEDGFNTLATALRTVPAASHPRIAALGDELLSGPGPDRLTWGFDVLINGIPRTPRPRR; encoded by the coding sequence ATGAGTTCGACCCCACCGCCCACCAGCCGTCGCGAGCGCCCAGCGAAGCCAGCGCTCACCCGCCAGGCCATCGTGAGTGCCGCACTGGACGTGGTCCGCAGGGAGGGACTGGAGCGGCTGACGATGCGCCGGCTGGCCACCGAGCTGGATACCGGCGCGGCCTCGCTCTACGTCTACTTCCGCAACGCCGCCGAGCTCCACGCCGGCGTGCTGGATGAGTTGCTGGGCACCGTCGATCTCGGCGGCGGGGACGGCGACTGGCGGACCCGGCTCGTCGGGGTGCTGCGCTCCTACACCCAGGTGCTGCTCGAGCAGCCGAGCCTCGCCCGCTCCGCGATGGTCTCCCGCCCCTCGGGGCCGCACTACCTGGCGCTGCTGGAGAAGCTGCTCGCCCTCCTCGCCGAGGGCGGTGTTGCCGACGACCAGGCGGCGTGGGGTGTCGATCTGCTCCTGCTGCACGCCACGAGCACGGCGGTCGAGCACGGCACCCGCGATGGGGAGGCGAGTAAAGAAGACGGGTTCAACACCCTGGCCACCGCGTTGCGCACCGTCCCGGCCGCCAGCCACCCACGCATCGCCGCACTCGGTGACGAGCTGTTGTCCGGCCCCGGCCCCGACCGCCTCACCTGGGGCTTCGACGTCCTGATCAACGGAATCCCGCGCACCCCCAGACCGCGGCGCTGA
- a CDS encoding tetratricopeptide repeat protein — translation MPLLYHPAMSDARLEQFKKMAAQFPDAPMAHFSLGKALLEARRYAEAAEALETAVRLDPQYAAALVSLGDAYSGAGQTSRAREVLTRARDTALAQSHASLAEEIDERLSGLE, via the coding sequence ATGCCTCTCCTCTATCACCCCGCCATGAGCGACGCCCGGTTGGAGCAGTTCAAGAAGATGGCCGCCCAGTTCCCCGACGCCCCCATGGCGCACTTCTCCCTGGGCAAGGCCCTGCTGGAGGCGCGGCGCTACGCCGAGGCGGCCGAGGCCCTGGAGACCGCCGTCCGCCTGGATCCCCAGTACGCCGCCGCCCTGGTGTCCCTGGGAGACGCCTACTCCGGAGCCGGGCAGACGTCCCGGGCGCGCGAGGTGCTCACCCGTGCCCGCGACACGGCGCTCGCCCAGAGCCATGCGAGCCTCGCCGAGGAGATCGACGAGCGGCTCTCCGGGCTGGAGTGA
- a CDS encoding glutamate-5-semialdehyde dehydrogenase encodes MSVAKQDVRSLAEAARKASRVLASAPTAQKDEALRAMARHLRAALPSLLAANAEDLAAARAAGKPSAFLDRLLLDAGRVEAMARAVEEVANLKDPVGERTEEWDRPNGLHVSKVRLPLGVVLMIYEARPNVTSDAAALCLKSGNAALLRGGSEAARSNAAIAAALAVGLTEAGLPAASIQPVPPGERETLLELLKLEGLIDLCIPRGGESLIRFVAEHARIPVVKHYKGVCHVYVHAAADLEMATRIVLNAKTSRPGVCNAAECLLVDRAIAGRFLPQVGRELAARGVELRADAASGGILGQAGVAARPATEEDWGREYLDLILAIRVVDGLEEALEHIGRYGSEHTEAIVTADAGVAGRFTREAQASAVVWNASTRFNDGGELGLGAEIGISTSRLHAFGPMGLRELTSQKYVIHGQGQVR; translated from the coding sequence ATGTCCGTTGCCAAGCAAGACGTGCGCTCCCTCGCCGAGGCCGCCCGCAAGGCCTCGCGCGTGCTCGCCTCCGCCCCCACCGCCCAGAAGGACGAGGCCCTGCGTGCCATGGCCCGCCACCTGCGCGCCGCCCTGCCCTCGCTGCTGGCCGCCAACGCGGAGGACCTGGCCGCCGCGCGCGCCGCGGGCAAGCCCTCGGCCTTCCTGGACCGGCTCCTGCTGGATGCCGGACGGGTGGAGGCCATGGCCCGGGCGGTGGAGGAGGTGGCGAACCTGAAGGATCCGGTGGGCGAGCGGACGGAGGAGTGGGACCGGCCCAACGGCCTGCACGTGAGCAAGGTGCGGCTGCCGCTGGGGGTGGTGCTGATGATCTACGAGGCCCGACCCAACGTGACGAGTGACGCGGCGGCGCTGTGCCTCAAGAGTGGCAACGCGGCGCTCCTGCGCGGAGGCAGCGAGGCGGCGCGCTCCAACGCGGCCATCGCGGCGGCGCTGGCGGTGGGGCTCACCGAGGCGGGGCTGCCGGCCGCGAGCATCCAGCCGGTGCCCCCGGGCGAGCGCGAGACGCTGCTGGAGCTGCTCAAGCTCGAGGGCCTCATCGACCTGTGCATTCCCCGGGGCGGCGAGAGCCTCATCCGCTTCGTGGCGGAGCACGCGCGCATTCCCGTGGTGAAGCACTACAAGGGCGTCTGCCACGTGTACGTGCACGCCGCGGCGGACCTGGAGATGGCCACGCGCATCGTGCTCAACGCCAAGACGAGCCGTCCGGGGGTGTGCAACGCCGCCGAGTGTCTGCTGGTGGACCGGGCCATCGCCGGGCGCTTCCTGCCCCAGGTGGGCCGGGAGCTCGCGGCGCGGGGCGTGGAGCTGCGCGCGGACGCGGCCTCGGGAGGGATTCTCGGGCAGGCCGGCGTGGCGGCGCGACCCGCGACCGAGGAGGACTGGGGCCGGGAGTACCTGGACCTCATCCTGGCCATCCGGGTGGTGGACGGGCTGGAGGAGGCGCTGGAGCACATCGGCCGCTACGGCAGCGAGCACACCGAGGCCATCGTCACGGCGGACGCCGGGGTGGCCGGGCGCTTCACCCGGGAGGCCCAGGCGAGCGCGGTGGTCTGGAACGCCTCCACGCGCTTCAACGACGGGGGAGAGCTGGGCCTGGGGGCCGAAATCGGGATTTCCACCAGCCGACTGCACGCCTTTGGACCCATGGGCCTGAGAGAATTGACGAGTCAAAAGTACGTCATCCACGGACAGGGCCAGGTGCGCTAG
- a CDS encoding TetR family transcriptional regulator has product MKRVLLALWLCLVPGVPVWAASGLDTPRTQAQEARARVRELREQQQVLRAELNTLAGRIEQLKAGQKGRLVAGSELEQALRRSQELSGQLTGLAQSLAGAESEAERRHLALHTALSEELDRVRAAWDATSDRRARAGLLERMRTLRAERDAVRTALPPSQVPALPGAATSDDAEDLLEQADALRDTEDKVHQRLQALRARLTEVREERELERRMSDFLGEESMFDEQDRRLRLSIDTATRNISVSATPRTGIPFLVAGDEAPGGIGSGGASPPASPGTVVSPPPASTPGTPGGPYNSDNGTPPTYQQAIDSRPQVGTVRAQVLASDFPEDVRGLEQEAARLESLARELDSRADSLERRARELR; this is encoded by the coding sequence ATGAAGCGCGTCCTGCTCGCCCTGTGGCTGTGTCTCGTGCCGGGAGTCCCCGTGTGGGCGGCTTCGGGACTGGACACGCCCAGGACGCAGGCCCAGGAAGCGCGCGCCCGGGTGCGCGAGCTGCGCGAGCAACAGCAGGTGCTGCGCGCGGAGTTGAACACCCTGGCCGGACGCATCGAGCAGCTCAAGGCCGGGCAGAAGGGCCGGCTGGTGGCGGGCTCGGAGCTGGAGCAGGCGCTGCGACGCTCACAGGAGCTGTCCGGACAGCTCACGGGGCTGGCCCAGTCGCTCGCCGGGGCCGAGTCCGAGGCGGAGCGGCGCCACCTGGCGTTGCACACGGCGCTCTCCGAGGAGCTCGATCGGGTGCGCGCGGCCTGGGACGCCACGAGCGATCGTCGGGCGCGGGCCGGACTGCTCGAGCGCATGCGCACCCTGCGCGCCGAGCGAGATGCGGTGCGCACCGCGCTGCCGCCCTCCCAGGTGCCTGCGCTGCCCGGGGCGGCCACGAGCGATGACGCCGAGGATCTGCTGGAGCAGGCGGACGCGCTGCGCGACACCGAGGACAAGGTGCACCAGCGGCTCCAGGCACTGCGCGCCCGCCTCACCGAGGTGCGCGAGGAGCGGGAGCTGGAGCGGCGCATGAGCGACTTCCTCGGCGAGGAGTCCATGTTCGACGAGCAGGACCGGCGCCTGCGCTTGAGCATCGACACCGCCACGAGGAACATCTCGGTGAGCGCCACCCCTCGCACCGGGATCCCGTTCCTCGTGGCGGGGGACGAAGCCCCTGGGGGAATCGGGTCGGGGGGAGCATCGCCCCCGGCGTCGCCAGGGACCGTCGTGAGTCCCCCCCCGGCGAGCACCCCCGGTACCCCGGGAGGGCCCTACAACTCCGACAACGGGACGCCCCCTACCTACCAGCAGGCCATCGACAGCCGCCCGCAGGTGGGAACGGTGCGCGCCCAGGTACTCGCCAGTGATTTCCCGGAGGATGTACGGGGCCTGGAGCAGGAAGCCGCGCGGCTCGAGTCGCTCGCTCGGGAGCTGGACTCGCGCGCGGACTCGCTAGAGCGCCGCGCGCGAGAGTTGCGCTAG
- a CDS encoding NUDIX hydrolase has product MNASLDSLRALLSHHVPADEREREDLERMRRFAEELEQPFSRAQPRAHFTGSAVVVDPAGARVVLLLHGKLKRWLQPGGHAEEADAGRMEDSALREAREETGCRVVLHPRAPRPLDVDVHTIPARKDEAEHQHLDVRYLVVAENPEALVHDPNESTGAQWLTWDEALARVGEDAPLRRLLEKARAVARAG; this is encoded by the coding sequence ATGAATGCCTCCCTGGACTCCCTGCGCGCCTTGCTGTCCCACCACGTTCCCGCGGACGAGCGGGAGCGCGAGGACCTGGAGCGCATGCGCCGCTTCGCCGAGGAGCTGGAGCAGCCCTTCTCCCGTGCCCAGCCGCGAGCGCACTTCACCGGGAGCGCCGTGGTGGTGGACCCGGCGGGAGCGCGGGTGGTGCTGCTGTTGCACGGCAAGCTCAAGCGCTGGCTGCAACCCGGCGGACACGCGGAGGAGGCGGACGCGGGCCGCATGGAGGACTCGGCGCTGCGCGAGGCACGGGAAGAGACGGGTTGCCGCGTGGTGCTCCATCCGCGCGCTCCCCGCCCGCTGGACGTGGACGTGCACACCATTCCCGCGCGCAAGGATGAAGCGGAGCACCAGCACCTGGACGTGCGCTACCTCGTGGTGGCGGAGAACCCGGAGGCGCTGGTGCATGATCCCAACGAGTCCACGGGCGCGCAGTGGCTGACATGGGACGAGGCCCTCGCGCGGGTGGGCGAGGACGCGCCGCTGCGGCGCCTGCTGGAGAAGGCCCGGGCGGTGGCTCGCGCGGGGTGA